From a single Rosa rugosa chromosome 7, drRosRugo1.1, whole genome shotgun sequence genomic region:
- the LOC133721813 gene encoding AAA-ATPase At2g18193-like has product MYPLNFKDMPTSASSLFSAYASLAAFIMLVRSIMDQLFPHELRSYIYSIFNKFFYTPRSLDMTIIIDEKCGYISNQVYEAAEVYLRTKISDLNERLRVSKTPGQKTLNIAVDKDQEIIDFFDGIKLRWCFVCAEDKKGGSGNNEKHQFELTFNKKHRAKVIDSYMQHVLARADAIRQEEKVLKLDSQYSGSIDLEHPSTFDTLAMDPELKRTIIEDLDRFVRRKEFYRKIGKAWKRGYLLYGPPGTGKSSLIAAMANYLKFDVYDLELTSIYDNSELRRIMLSTSNRSILVIEDIDCTVDIQNRESEEGNNEQSNTRLTLSGLLNFIDGLWSSCGDERIIVFTTNNKDKLDPALLRPGRMDVHIHMSYCTPSGFRVLASNYLGIHESNPHRLSGEIEGLIESTEVIPAEVAEELMKSDDADVALEGLVCFLKRKKSESSKIKGEGTNNIEIEETDEDAKKKQS; this is encoded by the coding sequence ATGTATCCTCTCAATTTCAAAGACATGCCCACCTCGGCTTCGTCCTTGTTTTCGGCCTATGCCTCATTGGCGGCATTCATCATGTTGGTCCGCTCCATAATGGACCAACTCTTCCCTCATGAGTTGCGTTCATACATTTACTCGATCTTCAACAAATTCTTCTACACCCCTCGATCTTTGGACATGACAATCATTATTGATGAGAAGTGTGGCTACATCAGCAATCAAGTTTATGAAGCAGCGGAAGTCTACCTCCGAACCAAGATTAGTGATTTAAATGAGCGTCTCCGAGTGAGCAAAACACCAGGGCAGAAGACTCTCAACATTGCGGTTGACAAAGACCAAGAAATCATTGATTTCTTTGATGGCATTAAACTTAGGTGGTGTTTTGTGTGCGCCGAAGACAAGAAAGGTGGTTCTGGTAATAATGAGAAGCATCAGTTTGAGCTGACTTTCAACAAGAAGCACAGGGCCAAGGTGATAGACTCGTACATGCAACATGTGTTGGCTCGGGCCGATGCAATTAGACAAGAGGAAAAGGTTCTCAAGCTTGATTCCCAGTATTCGGGTTCAATAGATCTCGAGCACCCTTCAACTTTTGACACATTGGCTATGGACCCCGAGCTTAAGAGGACAATTATCGAGGATTTGGATAGGTTTGTGAGGAGGAAAGAGTTTTATAGGAAGATTGGCAAGGCTTGGAAAAGAGGGTATTTGTTGTATGGTCCACCCGGTACTGGCAAATCAAGTTTGATTGCAGCCATGGCTAATTATCTCAAGTTTGATGTATATGATTTGGAGCTTACTAGTATTTATGACAACTCAGAATTGAGGAGGATAATGCTGTCTACTTCAAATCGttctattttggtcattgagGATATTGATTGCACCGTGGACATACAAAACAGAGAATCAGAGGAGGGCAATAATGAACAATCTAACACCAGGTTAACACTCTCGGGACTATTGAACTTTATAGATGGTCTGTGGTCGAGCTGTGGTGACGAGAGAATTATTGTGTTCACCACCAACAACAAGGATAAACTAGACCCTGCATTGTTGCGTCCTGGTCGAATGGATGTGCACATTCACATGTCGTATTGCACCCCGAGCGGGTTCAGAGTCTTAGCCTCTAACTACCTTGGCATTCATGAAAGCAACCCTCATCGCCTCTCTGGAGAAATTGAAGGTTTAATAGAGAGCACCGAGGTGATCCCTGCTGAAGTTGCAGAGGAGCTAATGAAGAGTGATGATGCTGATGTTGCTCTTGAAGGACTTGTCTGTTTCctcaaaagaaagaaatccGAGAGCAGTAAAATCAAAGGCGAGGGGACTAACAACATTGAGATTGAAGAAACAGATGAAGATGCAAAGAAAAAACAGAGCTGA
- the LOC133721816 gene encoding WRKY DNA-binding transcription factor 70-like produces MEEELVREEEFANQLREFLDDHGDHGRWVVAQALGTKISSSFTNSNSLSILKGNHQGELVPHIIRANTTFAAPTIVNSSSWNAQEGRHRAIMSTETSKDRRGCYKRRKTPYSWTGNTPDLVNDGHAWRKNGQKQILNATHPRNYFRCSHKYDQGCRATKQVQKVEDYPSLFRTAYFGNHTCTYHFLKAPELLLQDGLSSTPSPTEDCNSKFTITFGNTNYSLANQQEDPFFSSNISTREEMINSNQIATNQSSIFDDLVSLDQLPVLDSSGVISRLPSILSELDHEDTTYRTVTGYVYHDIFPYEI; encoded by the exons ATGGAAGAAGAGCTGGTTCGAGAGGAGGAATTTGCGAATCAACTTCGCGAGTTTCTTGATGATCATGGTGATCATGGTCGATGGGTGGTGGCCCAAGCTCTTGGTACGAAGATCTCGAGCTCTTTTACGAATTCGAATAGCCTTTCAATCTTAAAAGGGAATCATCAGGGGGAGCTAGTTCCTCATATTATTCGAGCCAACACTACTTTTGCTGCGCCTACTATTGTGAATTCATCGTCTTGGAATGCACAGGAGGGACGACATAGGGCTATTATGAGTACCGAAACGTCCAAGGACCGTAGAGGTTGTTATAAGAGAAG AAAGACTCCATATTCATGGACCGGAAACACTCCAGATTTGGTTAACGATGGTCATGCATGGAGAAAGAATGGACAGAAACAGATCCTCAATGCCACCCACCCAAG GAACTACTTTAGGTGCAGCCATAAGTACGACCAAGGCTGCAGAGCAACCAAGCAGGTGCAGAAAGTTGAAGATTATCCCTCTCTGTTTCGGACTGCATATTTTGGAAATCACACATGCACTTATCACTTCCTCAAAGCTCCTGAGCTCCTCCTGCAGGATGGTCTAAGTAGTACCCCTAGTCCTACAGAAGACTGTAATTCAAAGTTTACTATTACATTTGGCAACACAAACTACAGCCTCGCAAACCAACAAGAAGACCCTTTTTTCTCATCCAACATATCAACCAGAGAGGAGATGATCAACTCTAATCAAATAGCCACCAACCAATCATCAATATTTGATGATCTCGTGTCACTTGATCAACTGCCGGTGCTTGATTCATCTGGGGTCATCAGCAGGTTGCCATCAATATTGTCTGAGCTTGATCACGAGGATACGACGTACAGGACAGTGACGGGTTATGTGTATCATGATATCTTCCCATATGAAATTTGA
- the LOC133722580 gene encoding pentatricopeptide repeat-containing protein At4g38150-like, giving the protein MPGHTLPCLRHLLGMRRWSRPMPGHTAVFEAFAGHEKMEQAKQFLDEIKANGFVADRKAMKAMRHVLKGSIGHVVRTIADILFDDPEDYSDYSDDDDDVIKKISKEMDWSRFPPDSYLSFCKKQIIENDPENPKDLEDVFDTMRKADPVTFTMARMINMLRKDRFMSQAEEIFVKMDLDRIIPEVVTHTGVIEIYAKAYEAKEALKVFVRMLSLGVTPNAYTYSVLIKGLAKDPNFLGDAKKYTLEMMDKGMQPNARTYIAVFKAFARLKDFNVEKGKEFLKEMKAKGFVPKKKAVMEVLKGKKRTCG; this is encoded by the exons ATGCCAGGACATACACTGCCGTGTTTGAGGCATTTGCTGGGCATGAGAAGATGGAGCAGGCCAATGCCAGGACATACAGCCGTGTTTGAGGCATTTGCTGGGCATGAGAAGATGGAGCAGGCCAAGCAGTTTCTGGATGAGATAAAAGCTAATGGCTTTGTGGCTGACAGGAAGGCAATGAAGGCTATGAGACATGTTCTAAAGGGCAGTATAGGCCATGTGGTTAGAACCATAGCCGACATTCTCTTTG ATGATCCAGAAGACTATTCAGACTActcagatgatgatgatgatgttatAAAGAAGATTAGCAAAGAGATGGACTGGTCGAGGTTCCCTCCTGATAGCTATTTATCTTTCTGCAAGAAACAAATCATTGAGAATGACCCAGAAAACCCCAAAGATTTGGAAGATGTCTTTGACACAATGCGCAAGGCGGACCCTGTCACCTTCACTATGGCCAGAATGATCAACATGCTGAGGAAAGACCGATTTATGTCCCAGGCCGAAGAGATATTTGTCAAGATGGACTTGGATCGCATTATACCTGAAGTTGTGACACACACTGGTGTCATTGAGATCTATGCCAAGGCATACGAGGCCAAGGAGGCTCTCAAGGTGTTTGTGCGCATGTTATCCCTTGGTGTCACCCCCAATGCATACACTTACAGTGTTCTCATTAAGGGACTCGCTAAAGATCCCAACTTTCTTGGTGATGCCAAGAAGTACACTCTGGAAATGATGGATAAGGGAATGCAGCCCAATGCCAGGACCTACATCGCTGTGTTTAAGGCCTTTGCCAGGCTAAAGGATTTCAATGTGGAGAAGGGCAAGGAGTTTCTGAAGGAGATGAAAGCGAAGGGGTTTGTTCCTAAAAAGAAGGCTGTGATGGAGGttttgaagggaaaaaaaaggaCATGTGGTTAA
- the LOC133721852 gene encoding trafficking protein particle complex II-specific subunit 130 homolog: MVVGIDRAPTWPTISLNSRPSRIHSIISILLDLDEFKTILKPRLKLIVQNDEREWFIVFVSKAHPNNDQATKLSNKVYAKLEVDFSSKKRERCCKFDLYSAEETFWEDLESKIMECIRNTLDKPHEFSI, encoded by the exons ATGGTTGTTGGTATAGATCGAGCTCCAACATGGCCAACTATCTCGCTCAATTCCAGACCATCAAGAATTCACTCGATCATCTCGATATTGCTG GATCTTGATGAGTTCAAGACCATTCTCAAACCACGGCTAAAACTAATTGTCCAAAATGATGAACGGGAATGGTTTATTGTTTTTGTATCCAAGGCACATCCAAACAATGATCAAGCCACCAAATTGTCAAATAAAGTTTATGCCAAACTTGAAGTTGATTTTAGCtccaagaagagagagag GTGCTGCAAATTCGACCTATATAGTGCTGAAGAAACCTTTTGGGAAGACTTGGAATCCAAGATAATGGAGTGCATCAGAAATACATTGGATAAACCACATGAGTTTTCTATCTAA